ACCCTAACTCCCATCACCATAACTCACAGTCACTTCACCATAACTCCCATCACCATAACTCCCATCACCATAACTCACAGACAGTCACATCACCATAACTCACAGACAGTCACATCACCATAACTCACAGTCACATCACCATAACTCCCATCACCATAACTCACAGACAGTCACATCACCATAACTCACAGACAGTCACATCACCATAACTCACAGACAGTCACATCACCATAACTCCCATCACCATAACTCCCTTCACCATAACTCACATCACCATAACTCCCATCACCATAACTCCCTTCACCATAACTCACATCACCATAACTCACAGTCACTTCACCATAACTCCCATCACCATAACTCCCATCACCATAACTCCCATCACCATAACTCACATCACCATAACTCCCATCACCATAACTCCCATCACCATAACTCCCATCACCATAACTCACAGACACTTCACCATAACTCACAGACAGTCACCATAACTCCCATCACCATAACTCACAGTCACTTCACCATAACTCCCATCACCATCACTCACAGTCACTTCACCATAACTCCCATCACCATAATTCCCATCACCATAACTCCCTTCACCATAACTCCCTTCACCATAACTCCCTTCAACATAACTCACATCACCATAACTCCCTTCACCATAACTCAGACAGTCACATCACCATAACTCCCATCACCATAACTCACAGTCACATCACCATAACTCACATCACCATAACTCCCTTCACAATAACTCAGACAGTCACATCACCATAACTCCCATCACCATAACTCACAGTCACTTCACCATAACTCCCATCACCATAACTCAGTCACGTCACCATAACTCCCATCACCATAACTCACAGTCACATCACCATAACTCCCATCACCATAACTCACAGTCACATCACCATAACTCCCATCACCATAACTCACAGTCACATCACCATAACTCACAGAAAGTCACGTCACCATAACTCCCATCACCATAACTCCCATCACCATAACTCCCAGACAGTCACGTCACCATAACCCCCATCACCATTACTCACAGTCACTTCACAGACAGTCACATCACCATAACTCACAGACAGTCACTTCTCAGACAGTCACATCACCATAACTCCCATCACCATAACTCACAGTCACGTCACCAGAACTCACAGACAGTCACATCACCATAACTCCCATCACCATAACTCACAGTCACTTCACCATAACTCACAGACAGTCACGTCACCATAACTCACAGACAGTCACATCACCATAACTCACAGACAGTCACACCACCATAACTCCCATCACCATAACTCACAGTCACTTCACCATAACTCACAGACAGTCACGTCACCATAACTCACAGACAGTCACATCACCATAACTCACAGACAGTCACACCACCATAACTCCCATCACCATAACTCACAGTCACTTCACCATAACTCACAGACAGTCACTTCACCATAACTCACAGACAGTCACATCACCATAACTCAGACAGTCACTTCACAGACAGTTACATCACCATAACTCACAGTCACATCACCATTACTCACAGACAGTCACTTCACCATAACTCACAGACAGTCACTTCACCATAACTCACAGACAGTCACTTCACCATAACTCACAGACAGTCACATCACCATAACTCAGACAGTCACTTCACAGACAGTCACATCACCATAACTCACAGTCACTTCACCATAACTCACAGTCACATCACCATAACTCACAGATAGTCACTTCACCATAACTCACAGACAGTCACTTCACCATAATTCACAGTCACTTCACCATAACTCACAGTCACTTCACCATAACATACAGACAGTCACTTCACCATAACTCAGACAGTCACTTCACCATAACTCACAGACAGTCACTTCACCATAACTCAGACAGTCACTTCACCAtaactcacagacagacacatcaccATAACTGGGTGATAATAGTTAGGCTATATCACAATAAGTTAAATAATGATAGTGTCACTTACTCAGTTAGGCTATATCACAATAAGTTAAATAATGATAGTGTCCCTGACTCTGTTAGGCTATATCACAATAAGTCACAGATGGTGACATCCCCATTAATGTGTGATAATAGTTACGCAATATATACTCTGTAATGATAGCATCACAACAACTTGGTTATATGACAACCACAACAACTTGGTTATATGACAACGATAACAAGGTCATAAGACAATCACAATGAACAGTAGTTAGCACATGTAGCCCGTTGATGAACACACGTTTCTCTAATAATCTGGTAGCCTACCTGCAAGTCATAGTACAGTGAAGCGATATCTGAGCTGGAGTGGTTGAATATATGTGTGACTCTTGCCGGGTGGTTCAGATCAGCGTAGAAGAACTGGAGGTGTTGTCCCAGACTGGTCCGAGTGGACACTCTCCTGCCCAGTCCGTCATAGCGGTACTGGACGCTCCAGCCTCCCGGTAGCTTGTTATATGCTCTAAGGAGCTGGCCTTTGGAGTTGTAGTCAAAGACATCCGAGCCTCGCTGGCTCAGGAAGCCGTCCTCATCCAGATGGTACTGAACGTCACCCAGGCGTGTGATGCGGTCTCGGAGGTCGTAGCGGAGCGGCGTGAGGCGGGCGCTGTTCCCGGGGTTGAGGAGGTGCAGGTTACCGTTCAGGTCGTAGCTGTAGCGCCACGTGGACCAGTCGTTCACCTGGAGGCATAGAGAATGAAAAGAACTTTGACACACCTGAAGTCATCTCTTTAATACCAAACCTGAAGTCATCTCTTTAATACCAAAGGTGAGTAGACAAATCAACCGCCTATGCTCCTTATAGGAACCAAGGGCtttgtcatgactctcctgtgacaATCTGAAGaatcaggttacagtgggtccTCTCACTGTACGGTTACCATACTGCTTTCTCTCGTAGAGGGGGAGAGCAGGAAGTCGGCTGTGACGTTGTAAATACAGAAACTCCTTTCCCCACTCTGCCAAGATGAAAGTTGAGAATCGCTTTGTTACTACAGAGAAAGCAGTACGGTAACCTCAAAAGGTTTTCTAATGTAACATTtctgtatatttctgtatttcatccATTTGGAATGGTATGTGGTTTGTGGGTATTTAAACAATAATCATGTCCAACCTTTACTGTGTGGTAATATCATTAAAGATGTTATAACGGAAACATTGTAACTTTAAGAGCTTTCACAATGTATATATCAGATGTACATCTACATGTTGTGGAAAGTATAtaattaaatatgaaactatttgtgagaagatgtaaTGTGATGGCCTTCTAAATGAGATACTTGTTTAGATATGAAGTtttaactagtcagtggccacacCCCGTGAGTACAGACATTTCCATCTGCGTTATGGAAATGCCCCCTTTTCTACTCTAGTATAAAATCCACTTCCAACAAAATGTACATTAGACCAGAAAATACGGAGCTGTCGCTAGATGTTGAAATGGTTGGAAATTTAAACTAGGGTCAAGAAAATGCCAGGATGAGATCCCCACGTTGGAAGGGCTATCACTCTAGAGACCAAAACACGCCAGGTGAAGCTGGTGTGTGAAGTGGTTTTTAAACTACAACTTTACCAAAGGACAAGTTCAGAAAACACAAAGcagtagctagctacatgttgaaatggttggcaACTCGACAAGAGTAAAAACCCAGGGACGAGGTCCCCACGTTGAAATGGCTAATAAATCTACAAACTAAAGAACAATTATTCAGGCTGCAGCTGATTAAATACTTTAGTCTGGTAACCAGACCCATTCTAAGAACATTTCCGAATGGTACTCAGAAGTATCCATTATAACAACTACAACCACGAAAAAGACCTTGGGACTCCTGGGGAACGCActcctttcctttgtctaccaagccatcatatcggcttagcccactaggaaCTTTTCTATCATGTCAGtaaccaatgtgtgtgtgtttatgtaattctgtgattGATTAAGATTAAGTAAATAAATATTTAAGCCAATTTGTATGACGCTGATTCATGATCTAGGCTAGGGTTTGCGACATTCAAAATatgactgatgaggtaataatacattaataagTGACTGTAATTGATAacatatgaaaatatctgaagagttatattctgGAAATTCACACTCTATAAAAATGTTTTCCTGTGGTGTCCCGACTccctagttaattaaagttaaatgattagtttaatcgcataattaaattacacacagagaattgatttgataatataCAGTCTTCACATTTCATGATAGTCAAAGCTACGACAGCTTGAATCAGGAAATTGAACGTAGGAGAATCAAAAACTGAAGTGTAAAGTGAAAAGGAAAAACGTTCTCTGTATTTGCAAAGAAAATCAACATTTAATGAAGACCAATGTTTCAGGAAGGGGTCTGTAGTAATCTTCTAGGATTGTGATTTGGTGCTCAACTACTACAGGACTAGTATCACACTGGACAAGTCAGATCTCCTACCTTCACCCCGCTGAGTTGTCCGTCCCCGTCATACTCATAGCGATACTGTGTTGTGTTGGCGTATGGTCCAATCTTCAGCTCTCGCTTCACCACCCGTCCCATACTGTCGTACTGCACCGTCATCCAGTACATCAGGGACCTGAAGATCTCATACTGCACCTCCTTGATGCGCCCGTGGGTGTCGAAGTGCTTGCTGAGGGTCATCACAGCCGTGGTTATGATCTGGTTGATGTCATAGTAGATCACACCAAACTTCCCAAAGTGTTCCACCTGTAGCCAAGACAACAGTCAAGAGTTAAGTCAAATATTGTACACAGGGTCTAGGTCCCACTTTAACTAGATAGTCCAGTATAGATGATTTATGCTTAGTCTATCAACTGTAACTGACATCCTGCAATGGGTTGGATTGGGTTGTAGCTGGAGTTAGGTTTGGGTTTGAGTTGTTGCTGgagctagggtttagggtttgggtTGTGGCTGGAGTGAGGTATGGGTTTGAGTTGTTGCTGgagctagggtttagggtttgggtTGTGGATGGAGTTAGGCTTGGGTTTGAGTTGTTGCTGgagctagggtttagggtttgggtTGTGGCTGGAGTTAGGTTTGGGTTTGAGTTGTTGCTGgagctagggtttagggtttgggttgtggctggagctggagctggagctATGTTTAGGGTTGTGGCTAGAGCTGGAgcaagggttagggttgtggctggagctagggttagggttagggttgtggctggagctggagctggagctagggttaggattgttgctgcagctggagctagggttagggttgtggctagagctggagctagggttagggttgtggctgGAGCTAGGGTTGTGGCTGGAgatagggtttgggttagggttgtggctgGAGCTAGGTTTAGGATTGTGGCTGGAGCTAGGTTTACAGTTGTGCATGGAGCTATGGTTAGTTTGGATTGTGGCTGGAGTTGAGGgctagggttaagggttagggttgaatcaggatgtggacatgaagctaggtttagggttaggggttgaggttaggtttgaggctagggttagggttgaaccaggatgtggacatgaagctaggtttagggttagtgttgagggtTGGgattgaagctagggttagggttgtggttggaACTAGGATTAGGGTTAGTAGAATAGTTTTCTACCCACCTTTCCAGAGATCTCGTCATAGCGGTAGAGGTCCACAGGCAGAGGAGTCTCACTGATGACTGGCTTCATACTAGCGATACGGAAGCTGTTGTCATGGTAAGTGTAGTCAAACCTAGCATTCACCATCCCCTCCTCACTGAACCGGTAGATCTGCTTGTCAATCAACGGACCCATTTTACGGTAACGTATCGTACAGGAGAACCCGCCGCTCTGTAAGTTCACCATCTTCAGCACCCCAGCTGTCTCGTCGTAACCGAACGTCACCACGGTGCTGTCGTAGAGGATCTCAGCTAGCTTGACCAGCTTGCCGTACTTGTAGAGGACACATCGACCGGTGCCGAGGTAGTGGGTGGCCTGGGGGCGGCCGTCTTCGCTGAAGTCGTGGATGATGGAGGCGTTGCTCTCCGGAGGGTTGTAGGTGTTGCGGATGTAACCGATAGAGACGTGGGTGGACATGGTGTGGCGAGCTACACTAGGCATGGTGACGGCCGTGACTCGCCCCGAGGCGTCAAACTCAAATATGTACTGTTTCTGGCTCTGCAGGAGAAGGACCATGGACTGGAGAgagcgaaggagggagagaaggagggagagaggagggagagggaacataagtcatcatcatcaccaataaCATCATTTTATGAACTTTTCACTTCTCTCAACCAGACTGTTTTTACTATCCCTGCTACAGGTGCTATGATGCACTCACCCTATCCAGGTGGCTGTAACTCCACACAGATGATAAcaacagtaccagtaccagtaacagtaacagtaccagTAACAGTAAAAGTACCAATAACAGTACCAGTAAAAGTACCAATAACAGTACCAGtaacagtaccagtaccagtaacAGTACCAGTAAAAGTACCAGTAACAGTACCAGTAAGATTATCAATAACAGTATCAGTAAAAGTACCAATAACAGTACCAGTAAAAGTACCAATACCAGtaacagtaccagtaccagtaacAGTATCTGTAAAAGTACCAATAACAGtaccagtaacagtaacagtatcaGTAAAAGTACCAATAACAGtatcagtaacagtaacagtaccagtaccagtaacAATATCAGTAAAAGTACCAAtaacagtaccagtaccagtaccagtaacagtaacagtatcaGTAAAAGTACCAGTAACAGTACCAGTAACAGTATCAGTAAAAGTACCAGTAAAAGTACCAGCAACAGTACCAGTAAAAGTACCAACAACAGTACCATTAACAGTATCAGTAAAAGTACCAATAACAGTttcagtaacagtaacagtaccagtaccagtaacAGTAAAAGTACCAGTAACAGTATCAGTAACAGTACCAGTAACAGTATCAGTAAAAGTACCAGTAAAAGTACCAGTAACAGTACCAGTAACAGTACCAGCAACAGTACCAATAACAGTATCAGTAAAAGTACCAATAACAGTACCAGTAACAGTACCAATAACAGTATCAGTAAAAGTACCAATAACAGTACCAGTAACAGTATCAGTAAAAGTACCAATAACAGTttcagtaacagtaacagtaccagtaccagtaacAGTAAAAGTACCAGTAACAGTATCAGTAACAGTACCAGTAACAGTATCAGTAAAAGTACCAGTAAAAGTACCAGTAACAGTACCAGTAACAGTACCAGTAACAGTACCAATAACAGTATCAGTAAAAGTACCAATAACAGTACCAGTAACAGTACAAGTAACAGTATCAGTAAAAGTACCAGTAACAATATCAGTAAAAGTACCAATACCAGTACCAGTAACTGTACTGGTAACAGTAACAGTATCAATACAAGTACCAATACCAGTACCAGTAACAGTACCTGTACCAGTAACAGTATCCATAAAAGTACCaataccagtaccagtaccagtaacAGTACCAGTAACAGTTTCAGTTAAAGTAACAGTAcctgtaacagtaacagtaccagtatcagtatcagtaaaAGTACCAATAACAGTACCAGTAACAGTATCAagaccagtaccagtaccagtaacagtaccagtaccagtaacAGTACCAGTAAAAGTACCAGACAGTGCTATGTCCTCACCTTATCCAGATAACTATAGCTCCACACCTTGCCATCTATGAATGACCGTGACAGAATACGTCCCTGAGGGTCAAACTCTGTCCTCTCACTCATACTGCCCCTCTGCAACCCCACCAGCTGACCCGTGGTTGAGTATGACACATTCACCACCGCCAGGCTGCTGCTAGGCAACCACATGGCGGGCCGGCCCTGCGTGTCGTACATGATGCGGAGCGTGAACTTGCGGTGGTCATCGTAGATCTTCTCTGTCCGAGTGTTGCGGTCGAAGTCGATGGAAAGGAGGTTACGACCATGTGCCTGGAGGAAGATAGATAGTGATGTAAGGGAAAGCCCCCATGAAAAAAATATGAATGGCAACATATTGCCATTGGACGAAACATATACATGATTGCAAATACCACTCAAATGGACCGCAGTTCATTCAAAGCTtatggcaaatgccaagtgtcataCAGTAAAAATCCCAAAGAGGGAGAGCGTGCTCCACTGTacattttcatattgcaaatgaaCATAAAGTCAAGACCCAAGGGTCaattattactattattttttTTCAAAAAGTACAACTTCTtctaaaaaagtgctttctggaccgtttttcgaaatcttttagattttttttttgtcaataatACATATATAGCAACCATATGAACATACCTTTGTCTTATTTTATTGAGTTGTCCATAAgacatatgttttgtccatttgtaATATACTATCATAAGAAGTCAAATGTCAGTGAACCATGGCCAAATGGCATAAGGAATGTCCAAATGCCATATATAAGTATTGAAagtgccaaatcaggatgttaaGTCAATTTGCCATATATGATCATAGTCATAAGTCGGTTTCcaaacccaaaagtcagtgaaccatgtccaaatggcatAAGAAATATCCAAATGCCATATATAAGCATTGAAAGTGCCAAATCAtgatgttatgtccatttgccatatatGATCATAGGAAGTCAGTTTCCGAACCCAAAAGTCAGTGACCAAATGATATATATATCACTATCTTAAGCCCTGAATCAACCTAGAAGGTCTATTTGTCATGTTTTATGAGAGAAAAGTGGGACTCAttttttaaaatactttttgAAAAACGTCCAAAATGACCAGGGGTGCCCTCTATTGGTTGGGCACGGGTGGGGGGTGCTCCCTTCTTGGCCATGGACCCATTGCACCCCCCTCATTTAAACATTTGCTCCTGGTAACCCGttccaatcaccaggtgcacggctgtccATTTACAATGTCttacaatgggcatttaccatcatgaATTTGACATGTTCTAATATACTGCAAAAATACCCAATTGATTGGCCTGTTGAActcaggatggccgggcagtgatagtggttcctctccattgctcgttggtgttgatttcagcATGTCAATTTGGTGATGGTTTATCACTGTTTAAACTTATTGCAAATGTACTgtccatttgcaatgtgtttcaatgggcatttaccatcacgaatttggcatgctcTAGTATACTGCAGAAATGCCCAATTGACTGGCCCATTGAACttgggatggctgggcagtgatagtggttcctctccatcgttTGTTGTGttactccatccttgctgtgtgtgtgtgtgtgtgtgtgtgtgtgtgtgtgtgtgtgtgtgtgtgtgtgtgtgtgtgtgtgtgtgtgagtttttctTGGACATCTGatgggagaaattactgatttacagttcatgagggttgcctaatcacacatatgctGTTTTGGAAAGAtatgacctttttaaccctttaaAACAGCCCCTATGACCAcaatttaaggcacttccggttggcacaggaagctgaaTTGACATTGTATGATTTCTCGTAAATTACGATAGATAAATTGATGTTTTTTGCCATGACACTGTAGGTTCACatactttgacgtgaagcggtcAAATTAGCACTCTATGACCGtttttgacctttaatcccagaaaatggGCCTTAACTCAAAAAGCGTTGAAGCCTCGACGCCATCTTGTTTCTGGGCTAACAGCCCATTTGGACAAACCTGTGCTCACAGAGTTTCGTCTTCAAAGTATTTTCTGTTTAGGAGAAATGGCCATGTCACTGgtgatgttttgtccatttgcgaTAAGCAGCCACTCGCCATCTGGTGGAATATTCCCCAACAGCGGAAATATGAccaaaatgaaaaaataaataaaacggaAACCAAATGTCTGAGAGACTTCATTCGAAAGACTTCCCGGAAGATCTGGCCATGGGGCACGGACCGAGGCCGTCGGCCTATTTTAAAAGCATTTGctgacgtctagtaagggaccgtacatttgcaatatggagatCCTCATCAATCATACTGCAAATGTCGAAGAGTGCCCTTATGTATGTAATCTCTGTAGCCAGAGTCAGTGATGTCGTCTCTGTAGACAGTCAGTGATGTCATCTCTGTAGGCAGGTTCAGTGATGTCATCTCTGTAGGCAGGTTCAGTGATATCATCTCTGTAGGCAGGTTCAGTGATGTCATCTCTGTAACCAGAGTAGTGATGTCATCTCTGTAGCCAGAGTCAGAGATGTAATCTCTGTAGCCAGAGTCAGTGATGTCATCTCTGTAGCCAGAGTCAGTGATGTCATCTCTACACACAGAGTAAGGGATGTCATTTTTACACAAAGTAACTGATGTCATCGCTACACACAGAGAAAGTGATGTCatgtctacac
The Oncorhynchus mykiss isolate Arlee chromosome 31, USDA_OmykA_1.1, whole genome shotgun sequence genome window above contains:
- the LOC110504379 gene encoding teneurin-2, translating into MYANGMGISFHTEPHILAGSVSPTIGRRNITLPTDNGLNSIEWRLRKEQTKGKVTVFGRKLRAHGRNLLSIDFDRNTRTEKIYDDHRKFTLRIMYDTQGRPAMWLPSSSLAVVNVSYSTTGQLVGLQRGSMSERTEFDPQGRILSRSFIDGKVWSYSYLDKSMVLLLQSQKQYIFEFDASGRVTAVTMPSVARHTMSTHVSIGYIRNTYNPPESNASIIHDFSEDGRPQATHYLGTGRCVLYKYGKLVKLAEILYDSTVVTFGYDETAGVLKMVNLQSGGFSCTIRYRKMGPLIDKQIYRFSEEGMVNARFDYTYHDNSFRIASMKPVISETPLPVDLYRYDEISGKVEHFGKFGVIYYDINQIITTAVMTLSKHFDTHGRIKEVQYEIFRSLMYWMTVQYDSMGRVVKRELKIGPYANTTQYRYEYDGDGQLSGVKVNDWSTWRYSYDLNGNLHLLNPGNSARLTPLRYDLRDRITRLGDVQYHLDEDGFLSQRGSDVFDYNSKGQLLRAYNKLPGGWSVQYRYDGLGRRVSTRTSLGQHLQFFYADLNHPARVTHIFNHSSSDIASLYYDLQGHLFAMEVSSGEEYYIASDNTGTPLAVFSSNGQMIKQVQYTAYGEVYLDSNPEFQLVVGFHGGLYDTLTKLVHFTQRDYDVLAGRWTSPDYASWPKIGKDPAPFNLYMFKNNNPLSDVLDIKNYVTDVKSWLVMFGFQLSNIIPGFPRHTLYFVEPPYELQASQDCENGQLITGVQQAAERHNMAFMALEGRLLNKDPRDRRDKPGHWFGTSTPIIGRGVMLALKEGRVVAAVSSMATDDSRKVSLVLNGAIYLEGTHYTQDGCDCHYFVKVGSADSDLLMLGLTSGRMALESGINVTVSGRSRRGATVEFVVPSLALSVRYGLALDVVDEERVRLLELARQRALAGAWLREQQRAKDGKEGSRLWTEGEKQQLLTAGRVQGYDGYYVLPVEQYPELADSSTNIQFLRQNEMGKR